TATATTAGAGtatgtctcttatgagacggtctcacgaatctttatttgtgaaacggatcaaccataccgatattcacaataaaatataatacttttagtataaaaagtaataatttttcatgaatgacccaaataagagatatgtctaacaaaatacgacccgtgagatcgtctcacacaagtttttgtcattataTTATACGTAAAACTTTTAAAACTTGAGTCAAATATGAGCAGTTTCTGGAATATGTTTTTAGTAACTCATATTACTTAGTTTGATTGGAATATTAACTTGAGCTGTTAACACAGCTTAAACTTGATATTATTTGACATAGTTTGGATGAATTAAGATTGTCTACTTATATAAGCCAAATTGTGTCTTGCATAACTTTTTACATTACAGAAAGGatgtgataaaaataataatgtgaTTATATGTTGGAGttcttatattttaaaagtttattttagAAATTTATGAATTAGAAAGtctcattttaaatatatttgttttaaaatattgacgTATTTATCATTATaagatatttttattgtcataATTACAATCTGAGATAATATATATAAGCTAtaaagttatttttattcaacgATTTATAGACTATCAAACAACTTATTTCGACTTATTATTTTCTTGGAGCTTAGAAAAAGTATGACCACCCAAATTTCACAAGAGGTTATTCAAGGGTGGTTACATGTTCACCAAACCATACGactgttcttttttttttttaaaaatcaaataggcCTCGTTTTCAAATCTTACTTTTCCACATATTTTGGTCATTTTGAGCCAACACTTTTTCAATCCTAACCACAAACTTTAATGTGATTCGTGTTTGAAgatatcaaaattttatctcGGGTTTTTTTAGGAGCATCAGTGTTCTTctagaatgtgtgtgtgtgtgtatgcatgtatgtatgtatgtatcaAATAATTAAGTGTGTGTATAGGTGGGCTCAAATTAAaatggtaaaaatttgtgtgaaacggttTCACAGatcttattttgtgagacagatatcttatttgagtcatccatgaaaaagtattattttttatgctaagactattactttttactgtgaatatcggtagggttgacccgtttcacagataaaaatttgtgagatcgtctcacaagatacctactcaatTAAAACATAAAGCAAGAAAGTTGTTGAGTTTATgtaattaataattttgtaCTTTTCGAACCTAACTTTTTACATGCAAATAGTCAAAATTGGATTGTAAGAGATGTAGACACAGCTTTCATGACCCAAACACCGAAATTCCTCGATAAACTTCCATGATTTTCTAAAAGCAAATTCATCATTTAAGTTCCCTATTTTGTGTTTTGGTCACTTagtgtttatattttgtttttagtTATGTAAGTTAGGTTGAATTTAgtttttaggtttttttttaaaaaaattttgtttttaggtATTTTTTAATTTGAGTGGTGACTTGATGTCAGGTTAtgtcattatttttcaaatctCACGTCAACATTTTTTGGTTTCAAGTCGGTATTTTCTAACGTCAAACTTATAACGCcgaaataaaaaatagaaaaattttaaaaatcatttggCTATTTTCCACAGTTTTTATTAtggttgaaaattttaaactagATCCATATGTCCTTGAAATATAATTCTATTTAAATCATCTTCGAGTTACATGTCCTACATCTTGAATGAATATGTGTTTATAGTCCATTTTATAGTAAAACAAAATATAGGCCAAATATTAGCAAGAGAGTATGACTCAAAAAGTAACATACATAAAATTTCAAGAGAAAACAAGTTTTTTGATTCATTACTTGTCCAATTTTTTGTTTCGATCCATTAAATTTTTGGTACACCGACTTTTCATTTTGGTCAAAGTGCTGATGTGACATAAGATAAGTCAACATTTTTCGGTGTCACGTAATATTCAGTTAAATATGACCGaaatctaaaaaaaatgaaagtaAAAATGCATCAAAACCACACTTTGAAAACTTAGTCGACCAAAACCCAAAAAACGAAAACTAAtgtactaaaaaaatttattttcccaaACTTTGATATAATCTAATGAAGTCTATCTTAGAGTGGTGCAGCATGTGTGCCACCTTTTTATTCcttcttgtttttgtttttggagTCATGCTTTGCTTTAGTTGAGCTCATTTTCTCAATATATAAAGTGACTAAAGCTAAACTACCCTCTATCCCCTTCTTCCTAGCAAGCTAGTTCACCAAAATCAGTGACCAACACATCTTTAATCCCCACCTTCAAAGTAAAAATCAAATCACCAAAATCCCCACCACATTGAACTTTTGACCTTTGTTTTCACATGTTTATACTTCTATATTAAGTTATCCAAATATAGTTTCATGGTAATTTTTGAGATAGATCAATGGTTTATCATAAGAAATAACATTCACTTGAATTATAAAGGGGAAATTTTAAATATGGCCGTTTATGTTTTGGCTCTTTGCAATTTTGGTACtctatgttatcaaatttcagtttaGCCCGTTACTTttcttttttgtaattttaatcatttttctaCATGGTGCTGATGTGGCGTTGATATGACACTAATGTGTTCAATTTCACACAAACACTCCCATGCAAAAATGACCAAAATTGCaacaaaaaaaagaagaaggagAAAAATACATTGACTAACACTCAATTCCAGCTAATCAAAATCACAAAGAACCAAAACAAAAGACGAATAAAAAACAATTTTCTCAATTTTAAATACGAATCATAACAATGGATTAAGATTGATATAACATCAACATCATAACTATTTTATACTACAAAACTACTTCAAATTAATTATTGCATGCATGACCACCACTAACTTAGATGTTGGGATCACTACAACTCATGGCCATGTGGGAAAAGGAAATCCTAAAAGGAAACTATATATTGAACCAagaaatatatatcattatcTAGAGGTCTTGCtactttttttattgttaattaaTACATTATATTTTTGAGTATTTACAAAAGGGAATGAAGCAATGTGGATATTCATCTCAAATTCAGCATCTAGTCATCAATCTTTTTAGCTTTGTAAAAGTTGCATGGCCAGTCAGTGAGAAGGAAAGAAAAGTGGAAAGGAATCTCTTTGTAATTTCCTATCAGAGAGTCTCACTTTGCTCATCTTATTCTCACACCAATTCAGCTGTTCGCCACTCAAATCAGCCATTCTTAAAACTCTTGACACCACTTTGAGGTCTATCAAAGCCATCAAAATCTCCAGTTCTTCCTCCTCTCTTATCCGCCTCTTTCGCAAGCATTTCCCGGATCGTTTAAGGCCATTCAACTTGGCCTTTTTCTGTGGTTTATAAATCCAAGAGATGTTTGTTAACATGGAATGAAAGTGATTAATCAAGTTGCATGTATAGATAGTTACATACATATTTACCATTTTGTTCACTCTTTTTAGTAAGTGGTGTAGAGTTGCATTAGCTGATCCACTTCTTTTTCTGCTAAAGAAAGCTGCTAATATTTGGAAGTGATTCCTCCTGTCTTGTTTCATGAAATTCATGAATGTCCTTATTGATTCTTTCATGATATGAAGAAATGAAATTGAAGGGATTCTTGATCCATTGCTTTCGGCCTCTCTTTTATCGTCTTGATCCGAATCTATGCATACAACAAAATCAATGAATTATTAGTAATGATAGTGAACCTTTTGAGTGCTTCTCGAGGAACAAACTTATATGATTATAATTCGTTAAAAGCACAAGATTTCACCTCGGTATTCCGGGACCTGAAGCAATTTTGGTGCTAAACTCCTTATCCTAGCATAGATTTCTGGTCTTCTCCCATGCTCATATGGCTCATTTTCGACATACCTCTGCAGAAGGACTTGAAACTGTTGGAACTGTTGCGCgatataagcagggcaccccggATCATGCTCACGACGAGAGGCTCTTAGACGTTGAAAATACTTGTAGTTCCAGTTGAGGGCTTCCCATGTTAAACAAATCTGTGCTACATAAGCAGCCTCCAGTTCTTGATACGGATTGTGACGATATCTTGatgtttttttgtttattattcCTAGTTTATGAACAATCCTTTCAGATATGGATCTTGGACATGCCTGTATGGATTTTAGTGTTTCTGCCAAAACAAAATTACATTCAATTTATATTAGCAAGAGCAGCTTGTCACTCGAGTCGTTTCTAACAAACTCATTTCAAATATCGAAAAAACACGAAATATTTGGCACTAAGAACAATTTTTCTTTCcaagaaatggaattgaagtCTCACTTTCAAAAGGGTAACACAAAATGGGAGTTCTAGTACCTGTTTCATGAAGTTTTTGAGCGCTGATTCGATCTAAAAACAGCATTTCTTCATCATATTTCTGGAACAAGGTGTATGATTCCCACTTGGGGCAGCTTCTACGAGACGAAGACGAAAATGGATCATCAGTACAAGAGTCCCTACAGTTGATAGAGCTTCGCCATTCTGATGAATCTTTCGAAGTCGATCCTATCGTAAAAGTGTCTCCAAATATTTCACCCTCATCATTTTCCTGCACCAGCTTCTTGCCTTCTGATTTGGATGGTTGAAACACAAGAAAATTCTCTTCTTTACTGAAATTCAGCTCCTTTGTCTGCTGATTCTTGTCGCCATTCTCAATCTCATCTGAAAATGAAAACTCCATTAGCCATTTTATTACAAGGAAAGTATATTCTTTCTGGGACTAAAATATTTAACCTGGAGTATAACTGTCATCCCTCAAGCTGGAGCCATAATTCGAAGTGGGGTCATTTTCAACTTCCTCAGAATCAAAACAAGAATCAGAATCTCTCACCACATGATCCTCTTTAACAACCTCTTCGTCACCGAATTCGACGTTATCTGGTGAGCCATAACATGTTGCCTCGCTACTATCCAAACTCTCTTTTCCCAACTCCTCTTTCGAATTCCGAATGAATGGTTCGTGATCTCCATAAATTAGGTTCGTCTCGAGTTTTCCTTCCTCCATCGGCTTGTAGCAAGACCACTCGTCCCCCTCTTCAACTTCTTCCTCGGAGAAACTGTTGAATACATAGCAATCTCGGTTCCTACAAGAGATCAGAAACAAGAAAATAAACAACGTACACGagaatatatacacaatttagACTGCCGCGACTGTATGtaaatgtgtatatatataccttTGGTAGAATGGATTGCCTCCAAAGAAGATGAACAATTTGGCAAGAAATATGGAAGTGAAAtggaagaagatgaagagaagCAAGAAAGAGCTGGAGACATTGTAGAAAAGCCTAGCAATTGTTTCTTTGTGACATTGCAgcattttcttaattgtttttatGCAATAATGGATTTCTGCACTTATCTAATCCCTTCAGCACGAAGCAATTCTAAAGGATGAAAACTACAAAAGTGAGTGCTTTAATTGCTTTGATGATCTTTTTTGTTTGCCAAGATTGGCCTCACCTTTccttttacaatttttttctaAAAGACTGACATGCCCTTATGCAAGGGGCAGGTCTTCATGATGTAAGATCTTTTATAAGTAAGTGTTTAGAGAATCAATTTGTGatttgaattttattgatttttatataaaaaacaatctttattttaataatattttatgattttattcaattatgatattattttatCTGCATgatcatgcaagctgcatagataaagtctttaaATATGCAAAAGGTATCATGAGGTCTGTCTCTCAACGTAAGATCGTGAAACTCGTTATGAAGTATATCATATATTCTAAACGAGTTTCTAGTCGAATCAgctgcctaaaataaggataaattaatacgcttgagcttgagactaatATCTATTATGTAAACGTCATGTCTCATTGGTAAGAGCATGAAGATGTTCATTCATACATATgtgtgatcatatgatgatacaCTGAACAACCTCATTCAGACTGCCCAAATgattatcacttatcgagtggaatagctCGCGGTTATTGTTGTACAACCTTCGTCTTTTGATCTGGGACAACGTAGAAACTCGATCTacatactagcatgcactttgaatgGAAAATTTTAAACGTCATGGCGGGATTCCTGATTTGCAAAAATGGACTTTTTGAAGTGTTgatcaattatcaataattaatcaaaatattttagcaTTTAGTTAGTTAAGTACATAAATGGttattttatgttaaattaAACTTCTGCAGCATTTAGGCagctttaatttaaattttaaattacggATGgcatattattttgtttaactAAGTAATAATGAGATTTTAtgaattataaatataattagtACGGTTTTATTATGAGTTGTAATTAGGAAGAATCTAGTCGGCCAAATCATATATAGTTCAAGAAAACTGATGTGGGTTGAGTATATTTTAGAAAATTCGTGAAGTTAGCTTTGTTATGTTTTGTCTGTTAATTGGTAAATTCTTCTGAAATTGTTTTAGACCTGTAAGCTTTAATTCAATTATATGCTCATAATTCAATCTGGATGTATAAATTTTCGAGTCTAAAGATCTTAGGTGCATACACTCATACTCCGACATTATTTCGCCAAAGCTTCATAATAATATATTTGGATGcatattgttgttattgttgcttTATTATCTCGTTATATGTTGGAATCATGCACTCGATTATGTTCTGGTGATATTCTGGTCGATGTGTGTGTCATGTGAGTCACCTCTTGGTTCTTGCGGGTCAAAGTGCTGCATGTGTGGATGCATGTGAGCCACCTTTTGTTTtcatatggtcaaaatactacaTGACAGGGTCTCATTGTGGTTGTTGTTATATTCTATATGTCGTGTGAGCCACCTCTTGCTTCCTGCTCTTCAAAGTGCTACATGTGAGTATGTATGTGAGCTAGCTCTTGTTTTCCTATAATCGAAGTGTTGTACGATGGGGTCCCATCATGAATGATGTTATGTGAGTCACCTCTTGGTTCTTACGAATAAAAGTGCTACGGTCACCTCTTGTTTTCCTATGGTCAAAGTGCTGCATGATAgagattatgatatgaattCTGTTATTTCGTTTTTCTTGAATCATGGCATTCTATTTGCAtgtgtatttattatttgttattgtAAAAGCTTTTGTTGTTATTCTCGAGATCGAATTAGTGACTGAATACATAAATATACTGAATAATTTGTCTTTATTTAATGATACAGATTATGAGGATGAATACATAGAATATGTGGGAGAGACTGTCAAGGAAGAAGACAATTTGAGACGTTAATCCATAGAGCTTCCAGATGTAATTATTTTCCTTTTTAAGTTTCAATTAATGATACTACTATAAATTATTGCATGTGTTTGAGTGTGAAAATCTGAgtcttatattatatattagaaTAAATTATTTTCTAAATGATTTATAAAAGCATATTTATAATTTGCATTTATAATTAGTCAAATTAAAATAgttacatttttttaattattgaagtGTCAAAAGAaatatttacaatttttttaataaaaattagaagaaacagaataataacaaaatcaaatataaaagttttaaataattattactaACTAAAAATGTATGGTCCTATATTTGAGATGATGCAAAATTATCTCAAATATtatattacaaaaaaatattaagcaCTTAAAAAAATTTACGTCGGTATTAGGATCGAGTGATTGTTTAGAGAAGATTGAATAAATAATCTTACTACTTTGTCAGAAATTATATTGAGTtaacaaatttaattttagaATTCTGGCTAAGTCTATGTCAGTTGGCTGATCATATAATTTCTGTGCGGAATGAAGTTAGACTGATAGATTGAATACTACAAAATGACTTAGTAAGAAAAACAATTAGATTATCAAAAATAGGCTAACTGAAATGTAAATAATACTAAGATGTTTCTTGATGTTCGGATATTTTAATGACTcatacgtcacctcttcttccTAATGAGAATGAtgttcactagaagactttgctaatcacaaattttgtgacaatCCGATTCGGTTAGGCTTTCTAACTACCTAATTGAAACTCTCAGTTTAGATGACTAGCTAAAACAAGAATGAACAATGACTATCATTTTAGAAGTATTTTAGAAAGAAAATACTAAATACAAGTTGATCTTTAATGATCTTATGTAACACTTAAGTGTGTACTAAGAATTCTTTAGATCAGTTGAGCTCATGAAGGTTATTGAAAGCTTGAATGCTTTATTATACAATAATTTCCGAGCAAGCAAGAGAACCCGACTAACTTACAAGCTTCTCTATTTATAGGGTTGGATCCAACGGTCAGTAATATCAATTATTATAGTCATACCAGATATAATAGTCATTAATCTCATCTTTTTCACGTCACCGTATTTTCTGTCAAATTGAACAATGCAGGTAGGGCTCGCAGATTACTGACAATTTAGACAATGTTTGTACGGAAGATTTTATCCTATAATTCAATTTGGTAACTATGAGTATTATATtttaactgatttttcattaaatGTCTCTTTAGCTTAAATGACTTTTATTCCAGTTGGTTTTCAGATGCCAGTTTGATAAACTTATGTATTATTTGAGCTTTAAATGACTCACAAACTTCTAATTTTAGCTTATGTTTAGTTTAACTAATGTTGTTAAATCACCAAAACTTAATCTATCCAACCgtatgtgtttttttttttttttgaattaaaatattatttttaaaaaaaaatcaaggaacattataaaatattttgataataaaatatttaaaacaaagaaaattaaatatataaatataaaaaagtaaaaataatattttcaactttaattatcatttttttattatacaaaatataattatcaAAGTGGTAAATTAGgaatcataatttatttttaatatcaatcttaatcataatcaatcaaaataaacatattattatttaccTATTGTTATtccaaatattatttaattattttaataatcacGTTATAATTTATCTTGACATTCAGTCATTTAATGTAAACACAATCTAAAAATACTAATCAAGAAcctttaataatatattaataaataaatattaatattgaatTCGATTATAAAATTGAAATTCTTTGATGACTATAAAAGCAacgtgtaaaaaaaaattacacttGAGATAGAATCAAAACCAAAGAAGAGACAGCACGCTTCTTTAAATTTATACTATTAATTACTGTCTGGTTCTTTACGAAAGAGAGCTACTTGTATAAtagtattttatcaaagtttattttaattttgtttagtTGGGGATTTATATAATCGGATTTCGAATTCTAGATATCGTTTCAATTTAGAATATTGATGTCAGATGAATTATTAGTTAATCATCGTCAAGACGAAGGATTATAATTTCAGACAATATAGATAActagttaaaattttaattaaattagtattaattattttctttttgttGGCTGGCTTCATGCATTCATGTTGATAGATCTTATCTATATTTTTAcgggaaaataaatttttttgtttagtTACTTGTCCATCTTTTTTGTTTTGGGTactaattttcaaattttggtcTAGATACAATAAATTCTGAATTTCGACTATTTTGATTCATTAATCATCGGAATATTCAATTTTTCGCTAGAAAATACTGATCAGAAGGTGATTAAAGCTGACATAACCAAAAGTTAGGATTTCTTGATTTGTGAGAGAAATCAATTTAAGTACCTTAAGCAAAGAATTTAAACAAATCAAACAAATTttacaagttttttttttttgcattctACCGGCAAAAAGTGAATGATTATGATACAAAAATGTGATTTAGCCACCATCTAATCAGTGTTTTTCTAATAAAAATTGAACATTTTAGTATAATATGGACCAAAATAACCGAACTCAAAAATCCATGTATCAAGATCTGAAAAGTTGGTATATCAAAACCCGAAAAACAAAAGTTATTGtaccaaaaaaaatatatctatATTTCTACtgtaaaattc
This window of the Primulina tabacum isolate GXHZ01 chromosome 12, ASM2559414v2, whole genome shotgun sequence genome carries:
- the LOC142521215 gene encoding uncharacterized protein LOC142521215 isoform X2 produces the protein MLQCHKETIARLFYNVSSSFLLLFIFFHFTSIFLAKLFIFFGGNPFYQRNRDCYVFNSFSEEEVEEGDEWSCYKPMEEGKLETNLIYGDHEPFIRNSKEELGKESLDSSEATCYGSPDNVEFGDEEVVKEDHVVRDSDSCFDSEEVENDPTSNYGSSLRDDNEIENGDKNQQTKELNFSKEENFLVFQPSKSEGKKLVQENDEGEIFGDTFTIGSTSKDSSEWRSSINCRDSCTDDPFSSSSRRSCPKWESYTLFQKYDEEMLFLDRISAQKLHETETLKSIQACPRSISERIVHKLGIINKKTSRYRHNPYQELEAAYVAQICLTWEALNWNYKYFQRLRASRREHDPGCPAYIAQQFQQFQVLLQRYVENEPYEHGRRPEIYARIRSLAPKLLQVPEYRDSDQDDKREAESNGSRIPSISFLHIMKESIRTFMNFMKQDRRNHFQILAAFFSRKRSGSANATLHHLLKRVNKMVNMYVTIYTCNLINHFHSMLTNISWIYKPQKKAKLNGLKRSGKCLRKRRIREEEELEILMALIDLKVVSRVLRMADLSGEQLNWCENKMSKVRLSDRKLQRDSFPLFFPSH
- the LOC142521215 gene encoding uncharacterized protein LOC142521215 isoform X1, coding for MLQCHKETIARLFYNVSSSFLLLFIFFHFTSIFLAKLFIFFGGNPFYQRNRDCYVFNSFSEEEVEEGDEWSCYKPMEEGKLETNLIYGDHEPFIRNSKEELGKESLDSSEATCYGSPDNVEFGDEEVVKEDHVVRDSDSCFDSEEVENDPTSNYGSSLRDDSYTPDEIENGDKNQQTKELNFSKEENFLVFQPSKSEGKKLVQENDEGEIFGDTFTIGSTSKDSSEWRSSINCRDSCTDDPFSSSSRRSCPKWESYTLFQKYDEEMLFLDRISAQKLHETETLKSIQACPRSISERIVHKLGIINKKTSRYRHNPYQELEAAYVAQICLTWEALNWNYKYFQRLRASRREHDPGCPAYIAQQFQQFQVLLQRYVENEPYEHGRRPEIYARIRSLAPKLLQVPEYRDSDQDDKREAESNGSRIPSISFLHIMKESIRTFMNFMKQDRRNHFQILAAFFSRKRSGSANATLHHLLKRVNKMVNMYVTIYTCNLINHFHSMLTNISWIYKPQKKAKLNGLKRSGKCLRKRRIREEEELEILMALIDLKVVSRVLRMADLSGEQLNWCENKMSKVRLSDRKLQRDSFPLFFPSH
- the LOC142521215 gene encoding uncharacterized protein LOC142521215 isoform X3, yielding MLQCHKETIARLFYNVSSSFLLLFIFFHFTSIFLAKLFIFFGGNPFYQRNRDCYVFNSFSEEEVEEGDEWSCYKPMEEGKLETNLIYGDHEPFIRNSKEELGKESLDSSEATCYGSPDNVEFGDEEVVKEDHVVRDSDSCFDSEEVENDPTSNYGSSLRDDSYTPDEIENGDKNQQTKELNFSKEENFLVFQPSKSEGKKLVQENDEGEIFGDTFTIGSTSKDSSEWRSSINCRDSCTDDPFSSSSRRSCPKWESYTLFQKYDEEMLFLDRISAQKLHETETLKSIQACPRSISERIVHKLGIINKKTSRYRHNPYQELEAAYVAQICLTWEALNWNYKYFQRLRASRREHDPGCPAYIAQQFQQFQVLLQRYVENEPYEHGRRPEIYARIRSLAPKLLQVPEYRDSDQDDKREAESNGSRIPSISFLHIMKESIRTFMNFMKQDRRNHFQILAAFFSRKRSGSANATLHHLLKRVNKMKKAKLNGLKRSGKCLRKRRIREEEELEILMALIDLKVVSRVLRMADLSGEQLNWCENKMSKVRLSDRKLQRDSFPLFFPSH